A DNA window from Mya arenaria isolate MELC-2E11 chromosome 17, ASM2691426v1 contains the following coding sequences:
- the LOC128223036 gene encoding oligosaccharyltransferase complex subunit ostc-like — protein sequence MESLFNVPFQFLECPNLKLKKPTWVRQPSAMTMFALVLLSYFLVTGGIIYDVIVEPPSIGSTTDERGNSRPVAFMPYRVNGQYIMEGLASSFLFTLGGLGFVILDQTNVPIMPKLNRVLMFCVGFASILLSFFMCRVFMRMKLPGYLQG from the exons ATGGAATCTTTGTTCAACGTTCCTTTCCAATTTCTGGAGTGTCCAAACCTGAAGTTGAAAAAACCGACATGGGTTCGACAGCCGTCTGCAATGACAATGTTTGCGCTTGTGCTTCTGTCTTACTTTCTTGTTACTGGAG gCATCATCTATGACGTGATTGTTGAGCCACCGAGTATAGGATCCACTACAGATGAAAGAGGAAATTCTAGACCA GTAGCCTTCATGCCATACAGAGTAAATGGCCAGTATATAATGGAGGGGCTGGCATCCAGTTTCCTGTTCACCCTTGGTGGGCTGGGCTTTGTTATACTCGACCAAACAAATGTGCCGATTATGCCGAAACTTAACCGAGTTTTGATGTTCTGTGTGGGATTCGCATCTATACTTCTCTCATTCTTCATGTGTAGAGTCTTTATGAGAATGAAATTGCC TGGCTACCTGCAGGGCTAG